From Dendropsophus ebraccatus isolate aDenEbr1 chromosome 2, aDenEbr1.pat, whole genome shotgun sequence, a single genomic window includes:
- the INTS8 gene encoding integrator complex subunit 8, with protein sequence MKKKNAASEKVQAKKMSAEAADREAATSSRPCTPPQTSWFEFLLDVSLLEAHLQKSSPDPSPVQLIIQFLEQASKPTVNEQNQVQPPTDNKRNRTLKLLALKVAAHLKWDLDVLEKSLSVPVLNMLLNELLCVSKVPPGTKHVDLDLGSLPPTTAMAVMLYNRWAIRTIVQSSFPVKPVKQGPLQPNVMNQIQQEKELTENILKVLKEQAEDSITVLEEAIKLKKAFYIHTMRTLDLLAAEPGVVNGETENSTAGLMVSSEEVQCQVCYDLGAFYFQQGPTNLVNYEKARDHFFNTKQLVAKIGAVSAHCSIDEKRLAGYCQACSVLVPSNVAAVQSSTYGQIHKFMRAGNYQGILNIFYEDNFNGNLPDQFRQSVLRELFQKVQQGNDSLTEVCYKICACNTVRDILRGRSVTVQFHQLFMKPSKEKIDYLLEVCSRSLKVDEASESERRTMASFLKSVCMGIEDLQLVFMISSHEMFMKLLTDDERKMLVDQIRQRTSHTNLCTKPVTSFYDIPASATVNIGQLEHQLILTVDPWRIRQILIELHGMTSDSQFWMVSSKWEVPTIYSGIILGIKDILTRDLVYILLAKGLHCSAIKDFPHAKQLLAACLELVTEFSPKLRQVMLNEMLLLDIYTHEAGPGMSGDRPPSELISRVRGYLEMRIPDIPLRQVVAEECVAFLLNWRENEYLTLQAPSSLVQNNPYVKLGQLLAATCKELSGPDSRRTAKELWEVVVQICSISNQHKRSNDGRISLIKNRDSTMGIMYRSELLSFIKKLREPQVLTILLSLFVKLHNLREDIVNDITAEHISIWPANIPNLQAVDFDAVAVTVKELVNYTLKINANNHSWLIIQADIYFATNQYSAALNYYLQAGAVSSDFFTKQVPPDVYTDQVIKRMIKCCSLLNCHTQVAILCQFLREVDYKTAFKALQEQNSHDAMDSYYEYIWDVTILEYLTHLHHKRGEIDKRQIAIKAIGQPELNSSNPEEVLQLAAQRRKKSFLQAMGKLYF encoded by the exons atgaaaaagaaaaacgcaGCAAGTGAGAAGGTGCAGGCGAAGAAGATGAGCGCCGAGGCGGCAGACAGGGAGGCGGCCACTTCCAGCCGGCCATGTACCCCGCCGCAGACGTCCTGGTTTGAATTCTTGCTAGATGTCTCTTTGTTGGAGGCTCACTTACAGAAGAGCTCTCCAG ATCCTTCTCCTGTTCAACTTATCATCCAGTTTCTGGAGCAGGCCTCCAAACCTACTGTGAATGAACAGAATCAGGTGCAGCCTCCCACTGACAACAAGAGGAATCGTACCCTCAAGCTTTTGGCTTTAAAAGTGGCCGCTCACTTAAAGTGGGATTTAGATGTACTTGAGAAGAG TTTATCTGTTCCCGTCCTCAATATGCTGCTGAATGAGTTACTGTGTGTGAGCAAAGTGCCACCTGGAACAAAGCACGTAGACCTGGACCTCGGGAGCCTACCTCCAACCACAGCCATGGCTGTCATGCTGTATAACAGATG GGCGATCAGGACCATTGTGCAGAGCAGTTTTCCTGTGAAGCCGGTTAAACAGGGTCCTCTACAGCCCAATGT AATGAATCAAATCCAACAAGAAAAAGAACTCACTGAAAATATACTGAAAGTG CTGAAGGAGCAGGCTGAAGACTCGATCACTGTGCTGGAGGAAGCCATTAAACTAAAGAAAGCCTTCTACATTCATACTATGAGGACCTTGGACCTATTGGCAGCAGAACCTGGTGTTGTGAATGGTGAAACTGAAAATTCTACTGCCGGGCTAATGGTCAGTTCTGAAGAAGTACAGTGCCAG GTTTGCTATGACCTTGGGGCTTTTTACTTCCAGCAAGGACCTACAAACCTTGTGAATTATGAAAAAGCCAGAGACCACTTCTTTAACACCAAGCAGCTGGTGGCAAAG ATTGGCGCTGTTTCTGCTCACTGCTCTATAGATGAGAAGAGACTGGCCGGTTACTGTCAGGCCTGCAGCGTTCTTGTACCTTCAAATGTGGCTGCTGTGCAGTCATCAACCTACGGCCAGATTCATAAGTTTATGAGGGCCGGAAACTACCAG ggaataCTGAATATCTTCTATGAAGACAATTTCAATGGTAATTTACCAGACCAGTTTAGGCAGTCAGTGCTGAGGGAGCTCTTCCAGAAAGTGCAGCAAGG CAATGATAGTCTGACTGAAGTCTGCTATAAGATCTGCGCTTGTAACACAGTCCGTGACATTCTCAGAGGTCGGAGCGTCACTGTCCAGTTCCACCAGCTTTTCATGAAGCCTAGCAAAGAAAAGATAGACTATCTTCTTGAG gTTTGTTCCAGGTCTCTAAAAGTAGATGAAGCCTCAGAGTCTGAAAGGAGAACTATGGCTTCATTTTTAAA AAGCGTGTGTATGGGAATAGAGGACCTACAGCTGGTGTTCATGATTTCTTCTCATGAGATGTTCATGAAGCTCCTTACAGACGATGAGAGGAAGATGCTTGTGGATCAGATCAGACAGAGAACGTCCCACACCAATCTTTGTACCAAGCCTGTGACTTCATTCTATGACATACCAG CATCTGCAACTGTTAACATTGGTCAACTAGAACATCAGCTCATCCTCACTGTGGACCCCTGGAGAATTAGACAGATCCTCATAGAGCTGCATGGGATGACCTCAGACAGCCAGTTCTGGATGGTGTCCAGCAAG TGGGAAGTGCCAACTATATACAGCGGAATAATCCTGGGAATTAAAGACATCCTGACAAGGGACCTGGTGTATATCCTGCTGGCCAAAGGCTTACACTGCAGTGCTATAAAG GACTTCCCCCATGCCAAGCAGCTACTAGCCGCCTGCCTGGAGCTGGTGACTGAATTTTCTCCTAAGCTTCGCCAAGTGATGCTCAATGAGATGCTACTATTGGATATATACACCCATGAGGCTGGGCCTGGTATGAGCGGTGACCGCCCTCCTTCAGAACTGATCAGCAGAGTACGGGGGTACCTGGAGATGAGGATTCCTG ACATCCCCCTCAGACAAGTAGTGGCAGAGGAGTGTGTTGCCTTCTTGCTGAATTGGAGAGAAAATGAGTATCTGACTCTACAGGCACCTTCCTCCCTGGTGCAAAATAATCCCTATGTGAAG CTTGGACAGCTTTTGGCGGCCACATGTAAAGAGCTATCTGGGCCGGACAGCAGGAGGACGGCTAAGGAGCTGTGGGAGGTGGTGGTACAGATATGCAGCATCTCCAACCAGCACAAGAGGAGCAATGATGGCAGGATCAGCCTGATAAAGAACCGCGACTCCACAATGGGGATTATGTACCG GAGTGAACTTCTCTCTTTCATAAAGAAGTTGCGT GAGCCGCAGGTTCTCACCATATTGCTGTCTCTGTTTGTAAAGCTGCACAATCTTCGG GAAGACATTGTGAATGATATCACTGCCGAGCACATCTCTATCTGGCCAGCAAATATTCCTAA TCTTCAGGCCGTGGACTTTGATGCTGTTGCCGTCACTGTAAAAGAGCTTGTAAACTACACATTAAAAATCAACGCCAACAACCACTCCTGGCTCATCATCCAGGCCGACATCTACTTTG caaccaatcagtatTCTGCTGCGCTGAACTATTACCTGCAGGCCGGGGCTGTGTCCTCTGATTTCTTCACCAAGCAAGTCCCACCCGATGTGTATACAGACCAG GTGATTAAGAGGATGATAAAATGCTGCTCCTTGCTGAACTGCCACACACAG GTGGCCATACTCTGCCAGTTCCTCAGGGAAGTAGATTACAAGACTGCATTTAAAGCTCTCCAAGAACAAAATAG CCATGATGCAATGGATTCTTACTATGAATATATATGGGACGTCACTATACTGGAGTACTTGACAC ACTTGCATCATAAAAGAGGAGAGATTGATAAGAGGCAAATAGCG